Proteins co-encoded in one Desulfitobacterium hafniense DCB-2 genomic window:
- a CDS encoding glucose-1-phosphate adenylyltransferase produces the protein MRKKECIAMLLAGGQGSRLGCLTRNIPKPAVSFAGKYRIIDFSLSNCSNSNIDTVGVLTQYKPFALNTYINMGSAWDLNCLNGGIHILPPFVGEAQGSWYKGTANAIYQNMDFINFYNPEYILILSGDHIYQMDYYEMLSCHKQKHAEVTLSAIAVPWEEASRFGVMVTDAGGRIIRFEEKPPRPESNLASMGVYIFNWDVLKEALLEDERDPQSDHDFGKNVLPRLLQQGRRLYSYLFHGYWRDVGTIESYYNANMEVLQEERVDKFFELKQRVFSNEEILAPQHLGERAKIHNSLIGNGCTILGEVRDSVIASGVYVGEGSLIEQSILLPNSEIYEDVRLHKTILGENAIVRAHCRIGDKREGNPPQEGITVIGDHLHIPEGTVISEGENVRKDTA, from the coding sequence ATGAGAAAGAAAGAATGCATCGCCATGCTGCTGGCGGGAGGGCAGGGAAGCAGGCTGGGCTGCCTGACTCGTAATATTCCTAAACCTGCCGTATCTTTTGCCGGCAAATACCGGATTATCGATTTTAGCCTCAGCAATTGCAGCAATTCCAATATTGACACAGTGGGGGTTTTGACTCAGTATAAGCCCTTTGCCTTGAATACCTACATCAATATGGGTTCCGCTTGGGATCTAAATTGCTTAAATGGAGGAATCCATATCCTTCCCCCCTTTGTCGGTGAAGCTCAGGGAAGCTGGTACAAAGGAACTGCCAACGCCATCTATCAGAATATGGATTTTATCAATTTTTACAACCCGGAGTACATCCTGATCCTCTCCGGTGATCACATCTACCAAATGGATTATTATGAGATGCTGTCCTGCCACAAGCAAAAGCATGCGGAAGTCACTCTCTCCGCCATTGCTGTGCCTTGGGAAGAGGCTTCCCGTTTCGGAGTTATGGTGACGGATGCCGGGGGCCGGATTATCCGGTTTGAGGAAAAGCCCCCCCGTCCGGAAAGCAATTTAGCTTCCATGGGCGTCTATATCTTTAATTGGGATGTGCTTAAGGAAGCTCTGCTGGAAGACGAGAGGGACCCTCAATCGGATCATGACTTCGGCAAGAATGTTCTGCCCCGGCTTTTGCAGCAGGGGAGACGGCTTTACTCTTATCTTTTTCATGGCTATTGGCGGGATGTGGGGACGATTGAAAGCTATTACAATGCCAATATGGAAGTTCTGCAGGAAGAAAGGGTGGATAAGTTTTTCGAGTTGAAGCAGCGGGTTTTCTCCAATGAAGAGATTCTCGCTCCTCAACACCTTGGTGAGCGGGCGAAGATCCACAATAGTCTCATTGGCAATGGGTGCACGATCCTGGGAGAGGTCCGCGACTCCGTCATTGCCTCAGGAGTCTATGTGGGGGAAGGGAGCCTTATTGAACAGTCCATCTTGCTGCCCAATTCAGAAATCTATGAGGATGTCCGCCTGCACAAGACCATCCTCGGGGAGAATGCCATTGTCCGGGCTCATTGCCGGATCGGTGATAAAAGGGAAGGAAATCCGCCCCAGGAAGGCATCACCGTGATTGGCGACCATTTACACATCCCAGAGGGCACCGTCATTAGCGAAGGGGAAAATGTGAGGAAAGACACCGCTTGA
- the carA gene encoding glutamine-hydrolyzing carbamoyl-phosphate synthase small subunit, with protein MQAALVLENGKIFRGESFGAGGEIQGEVVFNTGMTGYQEVLTDPSYKGQMVCMTYPLIGNYGINSLDNQSPQIQVQGFIVKEAARNPHHWQLEKNISRALAQAGVVGIKGIDTRALTRIIREHGVLRGMITTELGELDQKALELKNWEIPQDAVAQVSTRETYKLPPLGKTDSRKPFHVVVMDFGIKSSILRAMQEEGYALTVVPYSASAQEIIALKPDGVFLSNGPGDPKDVAVGIKTIGGFVNKLPVFGICLGHQLLTLALGGDTYKLKYGHRGGNQPVQDLRTKKVHITSQNHGYAVAEGSLADTLLEVTHLNLNDQTVEGVRHKELPVFSVQYHPEAGPGPNDSLYLFKEFSTLMTEWRIHHAT; from the coding sequence TTGCAGGCTGCATTAGTATTAGAAAACGGAAAAATATTCAGAGGAGAGTCCTTTGGCGCCGGCGGTGAAATTCAGGGAGAGGTGGTCTTCAATACAGGGATGACCGGCTATCAGGAAGTCCTCACCGATCCTTCCTATAAGGGACAGATGGTATGCATGACCTATCCGCTGATCGGTAACTACGGCATCAATTCCTTAGATAATCAGTCCCCACAGATCCAGGTCCAGGGATTTATCGTCAAAGAAGCAGCCCGTAACCCCCATCATTGGCAACTGGAAAAGAATATCTCCAGAGCCTTGGCTCAGGCAGGGGTTGTCGGAATCAAGGGTATTGATACCCGGGCCTTAACCCGCATTATCCGGGAGCATGGCGTGTTGCGGGGAATGATTACCACAGAACTTGGGGAGCTGGACCAAAAAGCACTGGAGCTGAAGAACTGGGAGATTCCTCAGGATGCAGTGGCACAGGTGAGCACCAGGGAGACCTACAAGCTGCCGCCCCTGGGCAAAACGGATTCCCGGAAACCTTTCCATGTGGTGGTGATGGACTTTGGCATTAAAAGCAGTATTCTCAGGGCCATGCAGGAAGAAGGCTATGCCCTGACTGTGGTTCCTTACTCTGCTTCTGCTCAGGAGATTATTGCTCTGAAACCGGATGGTGTTTTCCTCTCCAATGGCCCTGGGGACCCTAAGGATGTGGCGGTTGGAATTAAGACCATTGGCGGATTCGTGAACAAGCTTCCTGTCTTTGGGATTTGCCTGGGGCATCAGCTCCTGACCTTAGCTTTAGGCGGGGACACCTATAAGCTTAAATACGGGCATCGGGGAGGTAATCAGCCCGTTCAGGATTTACGCACGAAAAAAGTCCATATCACTTCGCAAAATCATGGCTATGCTGTGGCTGAGGGGAGTTTGGCCGATACCCTTCTGGAAGTCACCCATCTCAATCTGAATGATCAGACCGTAGAAGGTGTCCGGCATAAGGAGCTCCCGGTATTTTCCGTGCAGTATCACCCGGAGGCCGGACCGGGCCCTAACGACTCACTCTATCTTTTTAAAGAGTTTTCCACCTTGATGACGGAATGGAGGATACATCATGCCACTTAA
- a CDS encoding CarD family transcriptional regulator yields MFQVGDKVLYPMYGAGIIDSIEEKEVLGVKGQYYLLNIPHVNMEIMIPVGKAEDLGIRQVVNSEVVDDVLRFFFEGDTDPVMFESNNRFYRDINKKKMKSGDIYQESEIIRDLTRKSNLHKLGMEDNNMLHTALQLVTSEIVQVKGVEMEKAVEMLQSVINQAKDEKEKQEALG; encoded by the coding sequence ATGTTTCAAGTGGGTGATAAGGTACTCTATCCCATGTATGGAGCAGGAATAATCGATTCCATTGAAGAAAAAGAGGTCTTAGGTGTTAAAGGGCAGTATTACCTCCTGAACATTCCTCATGTCAATATGGAAATTATGATTCCAGTAGGCAAAGCTGAGGATTTAGGGATACGCCAAGTGGTCAACAGCGAGGTCGTCGATGATGTACTGCGCTTTTTCTTTGAGGGAGATACGGACCCCGTCATGTTTGAAAGCAATAACCGCTTTTACCGTGATATCAATAAGAAGAAAATGAAGAGCGGCGATATCTATCAGGAGAGCGAAATTATTCGCGACTTAACGAGAAAGAGCAATCTCCATAAACTAGGAATGGAAGATAATAATATGCTGCACACTGCCTTGCAGCTTGTCACCAGTGAAATCGTTCAGGTGAAAGGCGTCGAAATGGAAAAAGCCGTGGAAATGCTCCAGAGCGTTATCAATCAGGCTAAAGACGAAAAGGAAAAGCAGGAAGCTTTGGGCTGA
- the glgB gene encoding 1,4-alpha-glucan branching protein GlgB, protein MAWVGEDNALQVQDIKMQSKIQKDSPLLTQEEMYLFNCGEFYYSYRKLGAHFLEHKGRWGTYFAVWAPQARQVSVVGDFNGWCGMNHSLQKWEEQGIWTLFIPGLPTGEIYKYEILNSSGESVLKADPYAFFSEVRPHTASVIYSLEDYAWGDQAWLAQRKTRNPKVLPLSSYEIHLGSWRRTEDGRFLNYAQLVTVLIPYVKSLGYTHIEILPLMEHPYDGSWGYQITGFYACTSRYGTPHDLMYLIDQCHQAGIGVILDWVPGHFCMDAHGLGKFDGSPLYEREVHEQWGTYKFDYSRSEVRSFLISNAVFWLDVFHVDGLRVDGVSSMLYLDYGKEKGAWQPNRYGGRENLEAVGFIKQLNATLHGLYPDALLIAEEATDWQGVTGPLDQEGLGFTFKWNMGWMNDTLRYIGLDFNERRSFHQLLTFPMMYAYAESYILPLSHDEVVHGKKSLLDKMPGDYGQKFAGLRGLTTYFMTSPGKKLLFMGGEIPQFIEWREDRELDWFLMDYELHRKYHGFVQQLNGLYLREKALWEIDGDWTGFEWIDVHNHEQGVIVFCRKGKSFQDRLVVLINFQPYNYERYRIGVEMAKGYREILNTDSTDFGGWGMTNPGLLKVEGVPWHGREFSLEIRVPALGAMILKPELA, encoded by the coding sequence ATGGCTTGGGTAGGAGAGGATAACGCATTGCAGGTTCAAGACATCAAGATGCAGTCAAAAATACAGAAGGACAGCCCTTTGCTCACCCAAGAAGAGATGTATCTCTTTAATTGTGGTGAGTTTTATTATAGTTACCGCAAACTCGGTGCTCATTTCCTAGAGCATAAGGGGCGGTGGGGAACGTATTTTGCCGTATGGGCTCCTCAGGCCAGGCAAGTCTCTGTAGTAGGGGATTTTAACGGCTGGTGCGGAATGAACCATTCTCTGCAAAAATGGGAGGAACAGGGAATTTGGACACTCTTTATTCCCGGCCTGCCCACAGGGGAGATCTACAAATATGAAATCCTCAACTCTTCAGGAGAGTCGGTGTTGAAAGCGGACCCCTACGCCTTTTTTTCCGAAGTGCGGCCCCATACAGCTTCGGTGATCTATTCCCTGGAGGATTATGCATGGGGGGATCAGGCTTGGCTGGCTCAGCGCAAAACCAGGAATCCCAAAGTGCTGCCCTTGTCCAGCTACGAAATCCATTTAGGCTCATGGAGAAGAACAGAAGACGGACGGTTCCTTAATTATGCTCAACTGGTAACCGTGTTGATCCCCTATGTAAAATCGCTGGGCTATACTCATATAGAGATCCTGCCGCTGATGGAGCATCCTTATGACGGCTCCTGGGGTTATCAGATCACGGGATTCTATGCCTGCACCAGCCGGTATGGCACCCCCCATGATCTGATGTACCTGATCGACCAATGCCATCAGGCGGGAATCGGTGTGATCCTGGATTGGGTCCCGGGCCATTTTTGCATGGATGCTCACGGTCTGGGCAAATTTGATGGAAGTCCTCTCTATGAGAGAGAAGTTCATGAGCAATGGGGTACTTATAAATTCGATTATTCCCGTTCGGAAGTCCGGAGCTTCCTGATCTCCAATGCAGTCTTTTGGCTGGACGTCTTTCATGTGGATGGCTTGCGGGTGGACGGAGTGAGCAGCATGCTCTATTTGGATTACGGGAAAGAAAAAGGAGCCTGGCAGCCCAACAGATATGGCGGCCGGGAAAATCTGGAGGCCGTCGGCTTTATAAAACAGCTCAATGCAACCCTTCATGGCCTTTATCCCGACGCCTTGCTCATAGCCGAAGAAGCTACGGATTGGCAGGGGGTGACCGGGCCTCTTGATCAGGAAGGACTGGGGTTCACGTTTAAATGGAATATGGGCTGGATGAATGATACCCTCCGTTATATTGGCCTGGACTTCAATGAACGCAGATCCTTTCATCAGCTCTTAACCTTTCCCATGATGTATGCCTATGCTGAGAGCTACATTCTCCCGTTGTCCCATGATGAGGTGGTCCATGGCAAGAAGTCCTTACTGGATAAAATGCCGGGAGATTACGGACAGAAGTTTGCAGGTTTAAGGGGACTAACCACCTATTTCATGACCAGTCCCGGCAAAAAGCTGCTCTTTATGGGGGGAGAGATCCCTCAGTTCATCGAGTGGCGGGAAGATCGGGAGCTGGACTGGTTTCTTATGGATTATGAGCTGCATAGAAAATACCATGGCTTTGTTCAACAGCTCAATGGGCTGTATTTGCGGGAAAAGGCCTTATGGGAAATCGATGGGGACTGGACCGGATTTGAATGGATCGATGTCCATAACCATGAACAGGGAGTGATAGTCTTTTGCCGCAAGGGAAAGTCCTTTCAGGACAGGCTGGTGGTTCTGATCAATTTTCAGCCTTATAACTATGAAAGGTATCGAATCGGAGTGGAAATGGCCAAGGGTTACCGGGAAATACTGAACACCGACTCGACAGACTTCGGTGGATGGGGTATGACCAATCCCGGGCTTTTAAAAGTAGAGGGAGTACCGTGGCATGGCCGGGAATTTTCCCTGGAAATTCGGGTTCCTGCTCTGGGTGCCATGATATTAAAGCCCGAACTTGCATAA
- a CDS encoding glycogen/starch/alpha-glucan phosphorylase, whose amino-acid sequence MFSDKNGFKDAYLEKFAEIKGKSIEEGTLWDKYHTLVVLLREEISLSRAFINYADPKNRPAKQVYYFSMEFLIGKLLHNYLINIGIQDIVAEGLEELNIDLQELLAQECDAGLGNGGLGRLAACFLDSMAFLGIAGHGNGIRYKYGLFEQKIVNGYQTEVADHWLKNGYPWEVRKPDKSVVIKYKGKVRVENIDDRLVFHHENYEPVLAVPYDIPIVSYENPFLVNNLRLWSAEPLSSELDLALFNQGNFTQALSNKSEVEAISYILYPEDSNLAGRELRLKQEYFFVAAGLATIVRNYKKNHGSLRDFSQGVSIHINDTHPALCIPELMRILIDEEGMDWEESWNITVDAISYTNHTIMPEALEKWPLDLFRNLLPRITMIIEEIDRRFKEKLLRRFFNSEELFRSTPIIKEGQIYMANLAMIGSHSVNGVAKLHTEILKKHVFKDFHRIFGYKFTNLTNGVNHRRFLLTANPLLSELITEGIGPGWKTNAGELAELHRFKEDSAFLDRLAQVKYQNKLRLAEIIAMGQGIQIDPHSLYDVHVKRIHAYKRQLLNVLKVMDLYNRLLADPGSVQGTYTFIFGGKAAPGYHYAKSIIKLIHVIADKINQEPRIKEQLKVVFMENFNVSSAERIYPAADLSEQISTAGKEASGTGNMKFMMNGALTIGTLDGANVEIREAVGEDHIFIFGLTAEEILAHNLNRTYRSWDEYHANPCLENILEQLISKQFMENDWEFRTVYDSLLLYNDEFFVLKDFAAYMKTFGEAADRYAAQEQWLRSSLHNIAESGVFSTDRTIREYAHQVWRVRCRRMD is encoded by the coding sequence ATGTTCTCAGACAAAAATGGTTTTAAAGATGCCTATCTGGAGAAATTCGCCGAAATCAAGGGGAAATCCATTGAGGAAGGAACTCTCTGGGATAAATACCATACCTTAGTGGTGCTGCTCAGGGAAGAGATCAGCCTTAGCCGCGCCTTTATCAACTATGCCGATCCCAAAAACCGCCCTGCCAAGCAAGTCTATTATTTTTCCATGGAGTTTCTAATTGGCAAATTGCTGCATAATTATCTTATTAACATCGGCATTCAGGATATCGTTGCGGAAGGTTTGGAGGAGCTGAATATTGACCTCCAGGAGCTTTTGGCTCAGGAATGCGATGCAGGATTGGGAAATGGGGGGCTGGGGCGTTTAGCGGCCTGCTTCCTGGATTCAATGGCCTTTCTGGGCATAGCCGGCCATGGCAATGGCATTCGCTATAAGTATGGGCTCTTCGAACAGAAAATCGTCAATGGCTATCAAACCGAGGTGGCCGACCATTGGCTGAAGAACGGTTACCCCTGGGAAGTGCGCAAACCGGATAAATCCGTTGTGATTAAATACAAAGGGAAGGTACGGGTGGAAAACATTGATGACCGGCTGGTATTCCATCATGAGAATTATGAGCCGGTGCTGGCCGTTCCCTACGATATTCCCATCGTCAGCTATGAGAACCCCTTTCTGGTCAATAATCTAAGACTATGGAGCGCCGAGCCTTTATCTTCCGAACTGGACCTGGCCTTATTCAATCAAGGCAACTTTACTCAGGCTCTGAGCAATAAATCAGAAGTGGAGGCCATCTCCTACATATTGTATCCTGAAGACAGCAATCTGGCCGGAAGGGAGCTGCGCCTGAAGCAAGAGTATTTCTTTGTGGCGGCGGGACTGGCAACGATTGTGCGCAACTACAAAAAGAACCATGGTTCGCTCAGAGACTTTTCCCAGGGGGTGTCCATCCATATCAATGATACTCACCCGGCCCTTTGTATTCCTGAGTTAATGCGGATTCTCATCGATGAAGAAGGAATGGATTGGGAGGAAAGCTGGAATATCACCGTGGATGCCATTTCCTACACCAATCACACCATTATGCCGGAAGCCTTGGAAAAATGGCCTTTGGACTTATTCAGGAATCTCCTGCCCAGAATCACCATGATTATTGAAGAGATTGACCGGCGTTTCAAGGAGAAGCTTTTAAGACGGTTCTTTAACAGCGAGGAACTGTTCAGGAGCACCCCCATCATCAAAGAGGGACAGATCTATATGGCCAATCTGGCCATGATTGGCAGCCATTCCGTAAATGGGGTGGCTAAGCTGCATACAGAGATTCTCAAAAAACATGTCTTCAAGGATTTTCATCGGATCTTCGGGTATAAATTCACGAATTTAACCAATGGCGTGAACCACCGGCGTTTTCTCTTAACGGCCAATCCCTTGCTTTCCGAGCTGATTACCGAGGGGATCGGTCCGGGATGGAAGACCAATGCCGGCGAATTGGCAGAGCTGCACCGGTTCAAAGAAGACAGCGCCTTTCTTGACCGGCTGGCTCAGGTGAAGTACCAAAACAAATTGAGATTGGCGGAGATCATTGCCATGGGGCAGGGAATCCAGATTGATCCCCATTCTCTCTATGATGTTCATGTGAAGCGGATTCATGCCTATAAGCGGCAGCTTCTCAATGTCCTGAAAGTCATGGATCTCTATAACCGCCTGTTGGCGGATCCTGGGTCGGTTCAAGGGACGTATACCTTTATCTTCGGCGGCAAAGCGGCTCCCGGCTACCATTACGCCAAAAGCATCATCAAACTGATTCATGTTATAGCTGACAAAATCAATCAAGAGCCAAGGATCAAAGAGCAGCTGAAAGTGGTTTTCATGGAGAACTTTAATGTGTCTTCAGCAGAGAGAATCTACCCTGCGGCAGATCTCAGTGAGCAAATCTCCACAGCGGGCAAAGAAGCCTCCGGCACCGGCAATATGAAGTTTATGATGAACGGAGCCCTGACCATCGGCACTTTGGACGGAGCTAATGTGGAGATCAGGGAGGCGGTGGGCGAGGACCATATCTTTATCTTCGGACTGACGGCCGAGGAAATCCTTGCCCATAATCTGAACAGAACCTATCGCTCCTGGGATGAATATCATGCCAATCCGTGCCTGGAGAATATTCTGGAACAACTGATTTCCAAGCAGTTTATGGAAAATGATTGGGAATTCCGCACCGTCTATGATTCCCTGCTCCTCTACAACGATGAATTCTTTGTACTCAAAGATTTTGCAGCTTATATGAAGACCTTCGGGGAAGCGGCGGATCGTTATGCAGCGCAGGAGCAATGGCTCCGGTCCTCTTTGCACAATATTGCGGAGTCGGGAGTCTTCTCCACAGACCGAACCATCAGGGAATATGCCCATCAGGTTTGGCGGGTGCGCTGCCGCAGAATGGACTAA
- the carB gene encoding carbamoyl-phosphate synthase large subunit: protein MPLNPAWKKVLVIGSGPIVIGQAAEFDYAGTQACKALREVGIEVILVNSNPATIMTDEQMADRIYLEPLLPQNLEGILAQERPDALLPTLGGQTGLNLAMKLQEEGILERYGVALIGCNAETIYKAEDREAFKETMLEIGEPLAESAIVTSLEEGLAFTARRGYPVIVRPAYTLGGTGGGFAKNEKELLEVLHRGLQASPIHQCLLERSVAGWKEIEYEVMRDAMDNCITVCNMENIDPVGIHTGDSIVVAPSQTLTDGEYQMLRSSSLKIIRALGVNGGCNVQFALDPESREYVVIEVNPRVSRSSALASKATGYPIAKMAALLAVGFTLPELRNPVTGHTSACFEPALDYVVVKFPRWPFDKFPAADNHLGTQMKATGEVMAIDRTLEGALLKAVRSLEIGAVGLRIADSGRWTEMEIEHKLAQADHERFFAIAEAFRRDWTILEVQMLTKIDPFFLNKLKELVLLERRLGSEPLTLELLRSAKSQGFSDQAIGRLRGVTQEEIRQERCRYGLKPVYKTVDTCAAEFYSSTPYYYSTYEEEDEVAVHSGPKVIVLGSGPIRIGQGIEFDYCSVHALWALQELGIESIMINNNPETVSTDFDTGDKLYFEPLTLEDVLHIIEKEEADGVLVQFGGQTAINLASPLQKAGVRILGSQVDAIDKAEDRERFAQLLLELGIPQSEGCAATSVSQARAIAGELGFPVLVRPSYVIGGRAMQVVEDLAELEGYLTRAITLSPEHPILVDRYLEGKEVEVDAIADGEITVIPGIMEHIERAGVHSGDSLAVYPTQSLTPAEIQQIQDYTCRIAKGMEVRGLLNIQFVVVNGKVYVIEVNPRASRTVPILSKVTGIPLVALAVRVAMGEKLADLGYAHGLAPEIPFVVVKAPVFSFEKLTQVETSLGPEMKSTGEVLGMDVNFGHALAKAFAASHVPLPDKGDILVAVAEKDRPEAIAMTRELSRLGFGVKATGNTAKALLFCGVPLEEVREASTELKEAVRRQEFSFVLSTPSKGDSEERTGYLLRRLAAEHRVPCLTSMDTAQAVVRALKEIRNHTAPQTLPLQAYLAMKRSTVERSTPIPNA, encoded by the coding sequence ATGCCACTTAATCCAGCCTGGAAAAAAGTACTCGTCATTGGCTCAGGTCCCATCGTCATCGGTCAGGCGGCAGAATTCGACTATGCCGGCACTCAGGCCTGCAAGGCTTTGCGGGAAGTTGGCATCGAAGTCATTCTGGTGAACAGCAATCCGGCCACCATCATGACCGATGAACAGATGGCGGATCGCATCTATCTGGAACCCCTTCTGCCCCAGAACCTGGAAGGAATCCTGGCTCAGGAACGGCCTGATGCTCTCCTCCCCACCTTAGGCGGGCAGACGGGATTGAATTTGGCTATGAAGCTCCAGGAAGAAGGAATTCTGGAGCGTTACGGAGTTGCCCTGATCGGATGTAACGCGGAAACCATCTATAAAGCAGAAGACCGGGAAGCTTTCAAGGAAACCATGCTGGAAATCGGTGAACCCCTTGCCGAAAGTGCCATCGTCACCAGCCTGGAAGAAGGTCTGGCATTTACCGCCCGCCGGGGATATCCGGTGATTGTCCGTCCGGCTTACACCTTAGGGGGTACAGGAGGGGGCTTTGCCAAAAATGAAAAGGAGCTTCTCGAGGTGCTTCACCGGGGACTGCAAGCCAGCCCCATTCATCAGTGCCTCTTGGAGCGCAGTGTGGCGGGCTGGAAAGAAATTGAGTACGAAGTGATGCGGGATGCCATGGATAACTGCATTACCGTCTGCAATATGGAAAATATCGATCCCGTAGGAATCCATACGGGGGATAGCATCGTTGTAGCTCCCTCACAAACCCTGACCGATGGCGAGTACCAAATGCTGCGGTCATCTTCCCTGAAAATTATCCGGGCCCTGGGTGTGAATGGAGGCTGTAATGTTCAGTTTGCCCTGGACCCTGAGAGCAGGGAGTATGTGGTTATTGAGGTAAACCCACGGGTCAGCCGCTCCAGTGCCTTGGCGTCCAAAGCTACCGGCTATCCTATCGCCAAGATGGCCGCTCTTTTAGCCGTGGGCTTCACCCTGCCGGAACTGCGCAACCCGGTTACCGGTCACACCAGCGCCTGCTTTGAGCCGGCTCTGGATTATGTGGTGGTCAAATTCCCCCGTTGGCCTTTTGATAAATTTCCGGCGGCGGATAATCACCTGGGGACGCAAATGAAAGCCACAGGCGAAGTTATGGCCATAGACAGGACGCTGGAGGGAGCTTTGCTGAAGGCTGTCCGTTCTCTGGAAATCGGAGCGGTGGGCTTAAGAATTGCCGACTCAGGGCGTTGGACGGAGATGGAGATCGAACATAAGCTGGCCCAGGCGGATCATGAACGCTTCTTTGCTATTGCCGAAGCTTTCCGCCGGGATTGGACCATCCTGGAAGTCCAGATGCTGACTAAGATCGATCCCTTTTTCCTCAACAAGCTGAAAGAGCTGGTGCTTTTGGAACGCCGCCTGGGGAGTGAGCCCCTTACCCTGGAGCTGCTGCGGTCAGCCAAAAGCCAAGGGTTTTCCGACCAGGCCATCGGTCGCTTAAGAGGCGTAACCCAGGAAGAGATCCGGCAGGAACGGTGCCGCTATGGCTTGAAGCCTGTCTACAAAACAGTGGATACCTGTGCTGCCGAATTTTATTCCTCCACCCCCTATTACTATTCTACTTATGAGGAAGAGGATGAAGTGGCAGTTCATTCCGGCCCCAAAGTCATTGTTCTGGGCTCGGGACCGATTCGGATCGGACAAGGGATAGAATTTGACTATTGCTCCGTTCATGCTCTTTGGGCCTTACAAGAGCTGGGAATTGAGTCCATCATGATCAACAATAATCCGGAGACGGTTTCTACGGATTTCGATACGGGAGATAAGCTTTATTTTGAACCCTTAACCTTAGAAGATGTCCTCCATATTATTGAGAAAGAAGAAGCTGATGGTGTTTTGGTTCAATTTGGAGGTCAAACGGCCATTAACCTGGCGAGTCCGCTGCAAAAAGCCGGGGTAAGGATTCTGGGCAGTCAAGTCGATGCCATCGATAAGGCCGAAGATCGGGAACGCTTTGCCCAGCTGCTTCTTGAACTGGGAATTCCTCAGTCGGAAGGCTGTGCAGCGACCTCAGTCAGTCAGGCCAGGGCTATTGCTGGGGAACTGGGTTTTCCGGTGCTGGTCCGGCCTTCCTATGTTATTGGCGGCAGAGCTATGCAGGTGGTGGAGGACCTTGCCGAGCTGGAAGGCTATCTGACCCGGGCTATCACCCTATCCCCGGAACATCCTATCCTTGTGGACCGCTACCTGGAAGGGAAAGAAGTCGAGGTGGACGCTATTGCTGATGGTGAGATCACGGTCATTCCGGGGATCATGGAGCATATTGAGCGGGCCGGAGTTCATTCCGGAGACAGCCTGGCTGTCTATCCCACCCAAAGCCTCACTCCTGCAGAAATCCAGCAGATTCAGGATTATACCTGCCGCATAGCTAAGGGCATGGAGGTTCGTGGTCTGCTCAATATTCAGTTTGTGGTGGTCAACGGTAAAGTCTATGTGATTGAAGTGAATCCCCGGGCCAGCCGAACCGTACCCATTCTTTCCAAAGTTACAGGAATTCCGCTGGTTGCTTTGGCGGTGCGGGTGGCTATGGGTGAAAAACTGGCGGACCTGGGGTATGCTCATGGCCTGGCCCCGGAGATTCCCTTTGTCGTCGTTAAGGCCCCGGTCTTCTCCTTTGAAAAGCTTACCCAAGTCGAAACCTCTTTAGGTCCGGAGATGAAATCTACAGGAGAAGTTTTGGGTATGGATGTGAATTTTGGGCATGCTTTGGCCAAAGCCTTTGCGGCATCCCATGTTCCTCTGCCGGACAAGGGAGATATTTTGGTGGCTGTAGCGGAAAAAGACCGCCCGGAAGCCATCGCCATGACCCGGGAACTTTCCCGGCTGGGCTTTGGGGTAAAGGCCACCGGGAATACAGCTAAAGCGCTGCTCTTTTGCGGAGTTCCTTTAGAAGAGGTAAGAGAAGCCAGCACCGAACTTAAGGAAGCCGTCCGCCGGCAGGAATTCTCCTTTGTTCTCAGCACCCCCAGCAAAGGAGATTCTGAAGAGCGGACCGGGTACTTATTGCGTCGTTTGGCTGCGGAGCACCGGGTACCTTGCCTCACCTCCATGGATACTGCCCAAGCGGTGGTGCGCGCCCTTAAGGAGATCCGCAATCATACTGCGCCGCAAACCCTCCCTTTACAAGCGTATTTGGCCATGAAGCGTTCTACTGTGGAAAGGAGTACGCCGATCCCGAACGCCTGA